A region of Culicoides brevitarsis isolate CSIRO-B50_1 chromosome 1, AGI_CSIRO_Cbre_v1, whole genome shotgun sequence DNA encodes the following proteins:
- the LOC134828005 gene encoding retinal-specific phospholipid-transporting ATPase ABCA4, translating to MTNFRNTFYVFFWKVKKQKRFHWFKNALFTLLPIILVIINFVILHEDESRLRHTAISEPINEDDLEAYLPASDTDMIYFAPQNAFTKRLMETMRKDLNIIEERVEGVDSEEDLRPFMEEKDRFFAVLFNIDNHYSDVTPPLNFSYTIRTKNNNFHTHQIYNGDVFDANNRGEDEYIRSGFLTLQHWLDKTYMKMVSGNRDFFKDISVQVKRFPIPHDSPISEEGVSTFCYTILSTYVFYSILLIIIPMVEEKEGGFKEHVKNATRYSYLNNFCFYLVNYGQLVTTFLVCLILSMGSGTWSCFNIGIVFLFGILFIFALMCFAIFLVTFFDSVLFANFGSLLLFLIQTLVFFMIPTSFMRKIQIGLPLNAFLLGTEILSKFKAADHCFTISSITHKGYPGIDEYSLGEILLAFLAEGFVFLFLHFYISNVCPGKHGTPRSIFFLFQPSYYTPNKIDCADVGSVVNTHGKVYERSDGAEAIVKVRNLTKTFRSLSGRKKTAVHDVSFDIYKNQITAVLGHNGAGKTTAMCMLTGMVSKTSGIVSVDGVQDINYFRTAIGFCPQHNIFLPYLTCREHLLFFGQLRGLTLFQANQEASLILNKINLNTKSSSVAKNLSGGMMRKLCLGNAIIGKTKLLVLDEPSSGLDPESRRDIWNVLCKLKKDHTILISTHFMEEADVLGDRIAILEEGKLIAFGTSMFLKQHYGTGYTIKMLKEPSFKKADVVDAITKEIPKAEFKQMVEPTFCATLPYKDQDKYVSILENLENKKQEYGIEALSITNTTLEEVFLNSATTDKILQKTSDETDSSYVLIEGEARRSNYCGVSFKHFRAVLYKKSIYLKRKMTYFFLMMLIPCCFAMIPFIIFNKSPESESKYFSMFNLSALSIPNPIIVLCVSNEHLSVSKKIEAFLEQELAETEGGEISYGGQINCDEHLLNLANTDRIKFYDRVVGALDVTVEDTTYEMTMTAMYSMNVLHSSAIALNLGNKMLAKLNINDSINIITANAPLVKSSIDFKLPFYYTMLVPLGMMMYMAFYLPLPLNERIIEVRKLQNISPFLYWVSFFIIDALLHTFVCGMLILVTFAWDHSSVFSANDYKYLFLLYLFYGYAYLTLIYTVSQLFQSLSSATSVLMFLLIIGMVGCEFLSTGVAKMQEYSQYITFMHIFPDFALKHSMKVIYEISKFEQTYQQPEIGQIYKKQFIKAVNDLNLTKFFMFIPIYGLILFACLIVLLEDIYIRHRLLKYYLQFMDFICCRKYIRDEYKQPDDEMDKYVLDEKKYVEDVIKSNTVDEYPIVVSQLEKNYMHLKAVRGIDFAVRKGECFGLLGMNGAGKSSTFKMMTLNETISKGQVFIHGQSCYVNEFQYKSQFGYCPQNDALNLFMTSYETLRYYAMLRCVQPHRIHEEVMMWLRKVDIEKYKNTQVQFYSGGTKRKLNTAIAMIGSPRVIFLDEPTTGVDPKSRRFVWGCIKKFQNSENHSIILTSHSMDECETLCNRLAIMVKGNFKCVGPIQKLKSQYGVGFSLIIKLRNNVITRLKAEAAAAAEEEAKERDQVDGNTLKVPNSEGQAGTANDGTKFTRKSSTVLMDLKLKVSQLFRCELKDEHEGMLQYFIYDDDISWADVFTKLTKFNNENKLVVENFSINETTLEDIFLQFREPVDKDNVETTEL from the exons ATGACGAATTTCCGAAATACATTTTACGTGTTTTTCTGGAAagtgaaaaaacaaaagcgTTTCCACTGGTTCAAGAATGCTTTATTTACACTTTTGCCGATTATCTTGGTCATCATCAACTTTGTGATCTTGCACGAGGATGAAAGTAGGCTGCGACATACGGCCATTAGTGAGCCCATTAACGAG GACGACTTGGAGGCTTATTTACCCGCAAGTGACACGGATATGATTTATTTTGCGCCGCAAAATGCATTTACAAAGCGTCTGATGGAAACGATGCGAAAAGACCTGAATATCATCGAGGAACGGGTCGAAGGAGTGGACTCGGAGGAGGATTTACGACCGTTTATGGAGGAAAAAGACCGATTTTTTGCAGTATTGTTCAACATTGATAATCATTATAGCGATGTGACGCCTCCCTTAAACTTTAGCTACACAATCAGAacgaaaaacaataattttcacaCACACCAAATCTATAATGGAGACGTTTTTGATGCCAACAATCGAg GCGAGGATGAGTACATTCGCAGTGGATTTCTTACGCTCCAACACTGGCTAGACAAGACATACATGAAAATGGTTTCTGGCAATCGAGACTTTTTCAAAGACATTTCG gttCAGGTCAAGCGGTTTCCCATACCGCATGACTCACCGATCTCGGAAGAAGGCGTGTCGACGTTCTGTTACACGATATTGAGCACATATGTCTTTTACTCGATTTTGTTGATAATTATTCCGATGGTTGAGGAGAAGGAAGGCGGTTTCAAGGAACACGTGAAAAATGCAACACGTTAcagttatttgaataatttttgtttttacctcGTGAATTATGGACAACTTGTGACGACGTTTTtggtttgtttaattttgtctaTGGGGTCTGGCACATGGTCGTGCTTTAACATTggaattgtttttctttttggcaTATTGTTCATATTTGCGTTGATGTGCTTTGCCATATTTCTCGTGACTTTCTTCGATTcag tactCTTTGCCAACTTTGGATCACTCCTGCTCTTTTTGATCCAAACTCTCGTATTCTTCATGATCCCGACAAGCTTCATGCGAAAAATCCAAATCGGCCTCCCCTTGAACGCCTTCCTGCTTGGCACGGAAATTCTCTCGAAATTCAAGGCAGCCGATCACTGTTTCACCATCTCCAGCATCACGCACAAAGGCTATCCCGGAATTGACGAGTACAGTCTCGGCGAAATTTTACTTGCATTCCTTGCCGAAGGATTTGTTTTCTTATTTCTACACTTTTACATCTCGAACGTGTGTCCGGGCAAACATGGCACGCCACGCAGCATCTTCTTTTTGTTCCAACCGTCGTACTACACGCCGAACAAAATCGATTGTGCCGACGTCGGAAGTGTCGTCAACACGCACGGAAAGGTCTACGAACGCAGTGACGGCGCCGAAGCGATCGTCAAAGTACGGAATTTGACAAAAACCTTCCGTTCGTTGTCGGGCAGGAAGAAAACCGCCGTGCACGATGTCTCgtttgacatttacaaaaatcagATAACGGCAGTTTTGGGACATAATGGAGCCGGAAAGACAACAGCAATGTGCATGTTGACGGGAATGGTCTCGAAAACGTCGGGAATTGTGAGTGTCGATGGCGTGCAAGACATCAATTATTTCCGAACAGCGATCGGTTTCTGTCCGCAACATAATATCTTCTTGCCGTATCTCACGTGTCGCGagcatttgttgtttttcgggCAATTACGTGGATTGACGTTGTTCCAAGCGAACCAAGAAGCCTCCTTGATCctcaataaaatcaatttgaacACCAAAAGTAGCAGCGTTGCCAAAAATTTGTCTGGCGGCATGATGCGGAAGCTCTGTTTGGGCAATGCGATCATTGGAAAGACGAAACTTCTCGTTCTCGATGAACCTTCGAGCGGTTTAGATCCCGAATCACGACGCGACATATGGAATGTGCTctgcaaattgaaaaaagatcACACAATTCTCATTTCCACGCATTTCATGGAGGAAGCTGATGTCTTGGGAGACCGAATTGCCATCTTAGAGGAGGGAAAATTGATCGCTTTCGGTACTTCGATGTTCCTGAAGCAACATTACGGCACAGGATACACAATAAAAATGCTCAAGGAACCGTCTTTCAAAAAAGCTGACGTTGTTGATGCAATTACGAAGGAAATTCCGAAAGCAGAATTCAAACAAATGGTCGAGCCGACATTTTGCGCTACTTTGCCGTACAAAGATCAGGACAAATATGTGAGTATCTTGGAAAATTTGGAGAATAAGAAGCAGGAATATGGAATTGAGGCGTTGAGTATCACAAATACGACATTGGAAGAGGTATTTTTGAACTCAGCTACCACAGATAAGATTCTGCAAAAGACGAGTGATGAAACTGACTCGAGCTATGTGCTAATTGAAGGCGAGGCGCGACGAAGTAATTATTGTGGAGTCAGTTTTAAGCATTTCCGAGCCGTTTTGTACAAGAAAAGCATCTATTTGAAGCGGAAAATGACTTATTTCTTCTTGatg atgtTGATCCCTTGTTGCTTCGCGATGATCCCCTTCATCATCTTCAACAAGAGCCCGGAGTCGGAATCGAAGTATTTCAGCATGTTCAATCTCTCAGCACTTTCCATCCCGAACCCTATTATCGTTTTGTGCGTTTCGAACGAGCATTTAAGTGTCTCCAAGAAGATTGAAGCTTTCTTGGAACAAGAATTGGCGGAAACGGAAGGCGGTGAAATATCGTATGGCGGTCAAATCAACTGCGATGAACATTTACTCAACTTAGCTAACACAGATcgcatcaaattttatgatcgcGTCGTTGGCGCTCTTGATGTCACGGTCGAAGACACAACTTACGAGATGACAATGACGGCAATGTACTCGATGAATGTTCTTCATAGTTCTGCAATTGCTCTAAATTTGGGAAATAAGATGTTAGCGAAGCTCAATATCAATGACagcattaatattattacggCAAATGCGCCTCTTGTGAAGTCATCGATCGAttttaaattacctttttaCTATACGATGTTGGTGCCGTTGGGTATGATGATGTACATGGCTTTTTATTTGCCACTTCCCTTGAATGAGCGCATTATTGAGGTTCGGAAGCTGCAAAATATCTCGCCGTTCCTGTATTGGGTGTCGTTCTTCATCATCGATGCACTTTTGCATACGTTCGTTTGTGGCATGCTGATTCTCGTGACATTCGCTTGGGATCATTCGAGTGTTTTTAGTGCAAATGATTATA aatatCTCTTTTTGCTGTACCTCTTCTATGGATATGCCTATTTGACGTTAATCTACACCGTCAGTCAACTTTTCCAATCGCTCAGTAGTGCAACTTCAGTCTTAATGTTCTTGCTCATCATTGGAA tggTTGGTTGCGAATTCTTGTCTACGGGTGTCGCCAAGATGCAGGAATACAGTCAGTACATCACTTTTATGCACATTTTCCCGGATTTCGCGCTCAAACACTCGATGAAGGTCATTTACGAGATCTCAAAGTTCGAACAAACATATCAGCAGCCAGAAATTG gcCAAATTTATAAGAAGCAATTTATAAAAGCAGTAAACGATttgaatttgacaaaatttttcatgtttatacCAATTTATGGCTTAATATTGTTCGCTTGCTTAATTGTCTTGCTGGAGGACATTTACATCAGACATCGATTACTCAAGTACTATTTGCAGTTTATGGATTTCATTTGTTGCCGCAAATACATTCGAGATGAGTACAAACAGCCAGATGATGAAATGGACAAATATGTCTTGGATGAGAAGAAATACGTGGAAGATGTCAttaaaa gCAACACTGTTGATGAATATCCAATTGTTGTTTCGCAGTTGGAGAAAAATTACATGCATTTAAAAGCTGTTCGAGGAATTGATTTTGCTGTgcgaaaag gagAATGTTTTGGTCTTTTGGGAATGAATGGAGCAG GAAAATCCTCCACATTCAAAATGATGACGCTCAACGAGACAATATCCAAGGGTCAAGTTTTCATCCATGGCCAAAGTTGCTACGTCAACGAGTTCCAATACAAGAGCCAATTCGGTTATTGTCCGCAAAACGACGCTCTCAACCTTTTCATGACGAGCTACGAGACTTTACGTTATTACGCGATGCTGCGTTGCGTTCAACCGCATCGCATCCACGAAGAAGTCATGATGTGGCTCCGCAAAGTTGACatcgaaaaatacaaaaatactcAAGTCCAATTCTATTCGGGCGGCACAAAGCGAAAACTCAATACAGCCATTGCGATGATTGGTTCGCCGCGCGTAATTTTCCTCGATGAGCCCACGACGGGTGTCGATCCGAAATCACGTCGTTTCGTGTGGGGCTGCATCAAAAAGTTCCAAAACTCCGAGAATCACTCGATAATTCTCACGTCGCACAGCATGGATGAGTGCGAGACGCTCTGCAATCGCTTGGCGATCATGGTGAAAGGCAACTTTAAGTGTGTCGGGCCTATTCAAAAGCTAAAGTCACAGTACGGCGTTGGCTTTTCGCTGATAATTAAGTTGCGCAATAACGTCATTACGCGATTGAAAGCTGAAGCAGCAGCTG cTGCTGAGGAAGAAGCCAAAGAACGGGATCAGGTAGATGGTAACACACTAAAAGTACCAAATTCCGAGGGTCAAGCAGGAACAGCCAACGATGGCACAAAATTCACGAGAAAATCGTCAACTGTGTTAATGGATCTCAAGTTAAAAGTCTCGCAACTCTTCAGATGTGAGCTCAAAGATGAACATGAA gGCATGCTTCAATACTTCatttacgacgacgacatctCATGGGCAGATGTTTTCACGAAATTAACCAAATTCAACAATGAGAACAAGCTAGTTgtggaaaatttctcaatcaATGAAACCACACTGGAAGACATCTTTTTGCAATTTCGCGAGCCAGTCGACAAAGACAACGTCGAGACCACGGAGCTCTAA
- the LOC134837738 gene encoding cilia- and flagella-associated protein 45-like, which translates to MERTMSAVSKTSSNGSQKSFRMKKPPLKSAATRNTKPNHTTSECGHKLNSRSIHTKGGATDNKNMIQIVTQEQIRDLLIPGDAPNTYPTIWSKDEWQRLDSKAHIKSFHDQLEEMHRIQQEREKIREESERRKAALREIDAMKAAKKSELLETEEAIPEEEDEELLQRKILDRAFLAKQEREEEVKKANRVILQTKCHVIRDAQIHEKHELNKEIKNEELKLEKMMLEEAERALKEEDKRRQELKKEMMKHSEELRKQLEQKELIRLKEAELIEEESKKMQQAIAAIKYDEKERQAQELARKKKIQSELQQAKELSTYFKNLEFEEERRAELKVSEYMRQKREREAQKLLEQKIAKDARDKDHERLLQLQQKIMDTKSHREAIVLRRGQEQVEREYRKKEREAAIKKRETDREIAKARAIQLEETKRQRALEIARDEMDFKTTVEKLKTEEMREKEMQRQKAIEKQRYREEIMNQMTERERKKKEEEAEAKRAFLEAIEAEKNRERLVKNIIGLKIKQMKETQIPERFVKDVQKQLNVQVK; encoded by the exons ATGGAGCGAACGATGTCTGCTGTCTCGAAAACGAGTAGTAACGGCTCGCAAAAGTCCTTTCGCATGAAGAAACCGCCTTTGAAGTCTGCTGCAACGAGAAATACGAAGCCAAACCACAc cacctCTGAATGTGGTCACAAGCTCAATTCTCGTTCGATTCACACGAAAGGCGGTGCCACGGACAACAAAAACATGATTCAAATTGTCACGCAGGAGCAAATTCGAGACTTGCTCATTCCGGGCGACGCTCCGAACACGTATCcgaccatttggagcaaagaTGAGTGGCAACGTTTGGACTCAAAAGCTCATATCAAGAGTTTCCATGATCAACTCGAAGAGATGCATCGCATTCAGCAAGAACGCGAAAAAATCCGTGAGGAATCCGAAAGACGTAAAGCTGCGTTGCGGGAAATTGACGCCATGAAAGCTGCAAAAAAGTCAGAATTGCTTGAAACGGAAGAAGCGATCCCCGAAGAGGAAGACGAGGAATTGCTGCAACGGAAAATTTTGGATCGCGCATTTTTGGCGAAGCAGGAACGCGAAGAGGaagtaaaaaaagcaaatcgCGTGATTCTCCAGACAAAATGTCACGTAATTCGTGATGCGCAAATTCACGAAAAGCACGAATTGaacaaagaaatcaaaaatgagGAGCTAAAATTGGAGAAAATGATGTTGGAAGAGGCGGAACGTGCGTTGAAGGAAGAAGACAAGCGTCGACAAGAgttaaaaaaggaaatgatGAAGCACAGTGAAGAGTTACGTAAACAACTTGAGCAAAAAGAGCTCATCCGTTTGAAGGAAGCCGAATTAATCGAAGAggaatcgaaaaaaatgcaacaagcCATCGCTGCGATCAAGTACGATGAGAAGGAAAGACAGGCCCAAGAGCTtgcaaggaagaaaaaaattcaatcggAGCTTCAGCAAGCCAAGGAGCTCAGTacttacttcaaaaatttggaatttgaGGAGGAAAGACGCGCAGAACTTAAAGTTTCGGAGTATATGCGACAAAAACGCGAACGTGAAGcccaaaaattgcttgaacaaaaaattgcgaaagATGCACGCGACAAAGATCACGAACGTTTGCTCcagttacaacaaaaaataatggataCAAAATCCCATCGTGAAGCTATCGTTCTGCGACGAGGACAGGAACAAGTCGAGAGAGAATATCGCAAGAAAGAACGCGAGGCAGCAATTAAAAAACGTGAAACTGATCGAGAAATTGCAAAAGCGCGAGCGATTCAGTTGGAGGagacg aaacgTCAACGAGCTCTCGAAATAGCGCGAGATGAAATGGACTTCAAAACAACtgtcgaaaaattaaagaccGAAGAAATGCGTGAGAAGGAAATGCAACGTCAGAAAGCCATCGAGAAGCAACGTTATCGCGAAGAAATCATGAATCAAATGACGGAACGGGAAcgtaaaaagaaagaagaggAAGCTGAGGCGAAACGTGCCTTCCTTGAGGCGATTGAGGCTGAAAAGAATCGCGAGAGACTCGTCAAGAACATAATTGGActcaaaattaagcaaatgaaGGAGACACAAATTCCAGAACGTTTCGTTAAAGATGTTCAGAAGCAGTTGAATGttcaagtcaaataa
- the LOC134828006 gene encoding glycerol-3-phosphate phosphatase, with the protein MEKYHGSGTNLTSLSREDVVTWLKSFDCCLTDCDGVLWIYTNTIPGSPEVINKFTALGKRVFFITNNSTKTREEFLEKATKMNYNVNAENILSTAFLVAQYLKNLNFQKKVFIVGSTGIARELDAAGIKHTDVGPDVLETNLADLVQKGFTPDPEVGAVVVGFDEHFSFPKMFKAASYLSNPDVLFIATNTDERFPMPGFVVPGTGSIVRSIETCGERKALVMGKPSPYACEYILKTYGIDPKRTLMVGDRCNTDILLGKRCGFQTLMVESGIHSRKDLEEWKKSDDPETKELIPDFYVDCLGSLETYLSDL; encoded by the coding sequence atggaaaaatatcacGGTTCAGGTACAAATTTAACATCTTTATCACGAGAGGATGTTGTCACATGGCTAAAATCCTTCGATTGTTGCTTGACCGATTGCGATGGCGTGCTGTGGATTTACACAAACACGATACCAGGTAGTCCGGAAGTGATTAACAAGTTCACCGCATTGGGAAAACGAGTGTTTTTCATCACAAACAACTCGACAAAAACTCGCGAAGAGTTTCTCGAGAAGGCGACAAAGATGAATTACAACGTCAATGCGGAAAATATCCTGTCGACAGCCTTTCTCGTGGCtcaatatttgaaaaacttgaattttcagAAGAAAGTTTTCATTGTTGGTTCAACGGGAATCGCACGAGAGCTTGATGCTGCCGGAATTAAACACACTGACGTCGGTCCGGATGTGCTTGAGACAAATCTCGCGGATTTAGTGCAAAAAGGCTTCACGCCAGATCCCGAAGTGGGAGCTGTTGTTGTTGGCTTCGACGAACATTTTTCGTTTCCGAAGATGTTTAAGGCGGCATCGTACTTGAGTAATCCCGACGTGCTTTTTATTGCCACAAATACGGACGAGAGATTTCCAATGCCGGGATTTGTGGTGCCCGGAACCGGATCTATCGTTCGCAGCATTGAGACTTGTGGCGAAAGAAAAGCTTTGGTAATGGGCAAACCTTCGCCTTATGCATGCGAATATATCTTAAAAACGTACGGAATTGATCCAAAACGAACGTTGATGGTTGGCGATCGTTGTAATACGGATATTTTGTTGGGGAAAAGATGCGGATTTCAAACGTTGATGGTCGAAAGTGGCATTCACAGCAGAAAAGATCTCGAGGAATGGAAGAAATCCGACGATCCGGAGACAAAGGAGCTTATTCCAGACTTTTATGTTGATTGTTTGGGCAGTCTCGAGACATATTTGAGCGATTTGTAA